In Acidobacteriota bacterium, the DNA window TCGAGCAGGATCTCGCCGAGCATCGCGTGGCGCGCTTCGTCCCACATCTGCCGGAACAGATGCACGTAGTACGTCCAGTCCGGTCCGGCCGGCGGGGCGCCCTCCCGGACCGCATTGCGCGCGGCCATCCATCGCTCCGCGATGATGCCGGCGATGACTTCCGGAACATCCATTTCCCTGACCCGCTTGAACATCAGCGCGGCATTGCGCTCGGCAGGGTCGCGGCTCTCGTCCAAGTACGCCACATCGGCCGGCGTCGACGTATCGAACAGCCCGGAGAACCGGGCGTCGCGCCGCGGAACAACGGCCGGCTCGTACCGCGCGGCCGCGCGCCGTTTCGGCTCGCGCGCGGGCCTTGTCGCATGCCCGTCCACGCCGCCGGCGGCGTCGAGCCATGCCGCCACGTGCCCGGCCAGGCGTTCTTCGCCGCCGGCCTCCCGCTCAACCGCGAGCGCGCGCTCGCTCCAGGCCGCGATCGCTTCGTAGTCGTGCTCAATCGCCGCCATGAGGCGAACGGAAGGTTGATCCGCGATGGGATGGGTCCGCCGGCGGTACTCGGCGACCGCGTGCTGAAACGCGGGACGGACCACGCCGTACATGACCGACACGCGATCGAGCGTCGAGGCGGCGGCGCCCGCTTCGTCGAGCGCCGCCTCGAGCCGCGTGTCGGGGATGTCGTGCATGGCGGGAGGCGGCTCGCGCATCTCGGCGATCCGCGCGTACAGCCACGCCGCGTGCTGCGCATCGATCCAGCCGTGGAATGCAAGCGCCTGCTTGACCTCCCACTCCGGTGTCGACGGCAGCCACGCGGCCGTCATGATCGCGACGCGCTGCGCCACGTACGCGAGGCGGTGCAGCACCGCGGCGCACGTTTCGACCGGCTGCCCGCCACGCTGGGCGTCGGCGCGCGCGCACAGCCCTGCCAGCGGCGGGAACTGGTGGAGGCGTTCCGGCATGCGGACATTATTCATTCATCCATTCCCCTTGACCAATAGGACCGGCAAGGCCGCTGCTATGCTGGTGGACGTGGTTGATGCGCTGCGAAACCCGTCCGTTGTCATTGCCGGAGGAGGACTCGCGGGGCTCACGGCCGCGTACGAGCTGCACAAAGCTGGAGCGCACGTGACCGTCATCGAGGCCCGGCGGGATCGCCTGGGCGGCAGGGTCTGGACGCGACGCGACTTCGAGCAGGGCCAGTGGGCGGAAGCGGGTGCGGACCTCATCGAGGGCTCGCAGGCGGAATTGCTGCGGCTGGCGGCAGAACTCGGGTGCGAGCCCGTGCGGATTCTGCGCGGCGGCTTCGCCTACTACTCGACCGCGCGACGCAAGATCGAAAGCGGCCCGAAGGCCTGGGAACGTCTCGCGTCGCATCTCCAGGACGAGATCCGCGCCTACAAGCTCAGCGAGCAGCGCTGGCACGGCGGCGTGGCGACACAGCTCTCGCGGCGCTCGGTCCAGAGCTGGCTCGACGATCTCGGCGACGAGGACCTCACGCGCGTCGCGGTCGGCCTGCGCGGGTTCTTTCTCGCCGACCCTCCAGATCTTTCGCTGCTCGCGCTCGTGGATCAGTTCTCCAACGATCAAAATGCTCGAGGGGATCCGGCCAGCGCGCGGCTGTTTCGGCTGCGTGGCGGGAACGACTCAATCATCCAGGCGCTCGCCCGGCCGCTCGCCCGCGACGTGCGCCTGGGCACGACGGTCGTCGCGATCGCGCAGGGCGCGACCCGCGTGCAGGTGCGGCTCCGCGAGCGGAGCGGCGCGCTCGAGGAAATCACCGCCGACTACGTCATCTGCGCCATGCCCGCGGCGACGCTGAAGGCGATCGAAATGGACCCGCCGCTGCCGGAGCGGCAGGCCACGGCGATTGCCTCGCTGTCCTACGGCGCGGCCACGCGCGTGCTGGTGCAGTTCGATCGCCGGTTCTGGCGGGCGCCGGGGCGAGTGCGCGCGTTCGGCACCGATCTGCCGGTCGGCGCGGTGTGGGAAGGCAACGAAGACCAGGCGGGGCGCGCGGGAATCCTCAGTTTCCTCGCCGGCGGTCGCGCCTCGTCGCACATACAGGCCATCATGGCGCGCGAAGGGGCGCGCGGCCTCCCGGCGCATCTCGCGTGGCTCGGCGCCGAGCGGACGGCCGTGCTGGCCTCCCAGATCGTCACCTGGGAAACCGATCCGTGGGCGCAGGGTGGCTACGCGGTGTTCAAGCCCTCGTACGATCCCGAGCTGCGGGAATGGCTCGGCCGGCCGCACGGGCGCGTCTTCTTCGCCGGCGAGCACACCTCGTGGCGGTGGCAGGGTTACATGAACGGCGCGGTCGAGAGCGGCTTGCGCGTCGCGCAGGAGGTCCTGCTCGCGCGGACGTCTGACGTCAGGCGGACACCGGCTCCGTGAGATCGCTCCACGTGTCCGGATCCTGTCCCGCGAGCGTGGCGAAATAGAGGTCCACGTCCTCCGCCGGGAACTCGTGCCGCAGGGCCTTGACGGCAGTCGCCATGCGCGCCTTCTCCGGCCGCTTCACGTCCTCTTCGGAAATCAACCCGTCGTCGTGCGCGATACCCAGCAGGTCCAGGAAACGTCCCATCATCGGACGCTGTCGCGCGAGGTGATAGGCCACCAGCAGGCGCGAGGCAAGCAGGTCTGAAATCGAAGGGAGCCCAGCCAGGTACCTCGCGCGTCTTTCAACGGGGAGCGCGGCGGCGCTCTTCGGCCTGAACTTCAGCTGCTGCGCGATCGCCGCGACCGCCTCCGGGTGCTGTTCCACCGACTGCTCGTCGTCCCAGAACGCGCGCGCGGCCTCGAG includes these proteins:
- a CDS encoding FAD-dependent oxidoreductase, with translation MTNRTGKAAAMLVDVVDALRNPSVVIAGGGLAGLTAAYELHKAGAHVTVIEARRDRLGGRVWTRRDFEQGQWAEAGADLIEGSQAELLRLAAELGCEPVRILRGGFAYYSTARRKIESGPKAWERLASHLQDEIRAYKLSEQRWHGGVATQLSRRSVQSWLDDLGDEDLTRVAVGLRGFFLADPPDLSLLALVDQFSNDQNARGDPASARLFRLRGGNDSIIQALARPLARDVRLGTTVVAIAQGATRVQVRLRERSGALEEITADYVICAMPAATLKAIEMDPPLPERQATAIASLSYGAATRVLVQFDRRFWRAPGRVRAFGTDLPVGAVWEGNEDQAGRAGILSFLAGGRASSHIQAIMAREGARGLPAHLAWLGAERTAVLASQIVTWETDPWAQGGYAVFKPSYDPELREWLGRPHGRVFFAGEHTSWRWQGYMNGAVESGLRVAQEVLLARTSDVRRTPAP